From Lewinellaceae bacterium:
GACGCCAAATTCTTCATCCTGGCGGGCCTGAAAGAAAATGCTGAAACAGAAGGGTTTGAAATTGATATTGAAGAATTTGACGACGACAACCTCAATCGCTGGCTGAGGGATAAATTAGGCTTTTTTGATGAAGTGCAGGAAAGAAAAACTCAATAACCCGGCTAATGAGCGACCAGCAAAGTATATCCGTTTTGCCGCAAACCGGCCATGGCCGGTTTGCGGTGCGCGATGCTTTATTCATCGAAGAGGCAAAATTGTTTATCTCCCTGGATGAGGCCGGGGCGCTCATCTTGTGGGATTATTCCACCAGCCAGCAGTTGGCGGCACTCTCCTTCCCGGCGGGAAAACCCAAACCCGGCAAACTGAGGTACGAAGAAGAAACGCTCTACGCCTTCGGTTCCCTGGCCATTTATCGCTGGGCTTTGGAAGAGCTAAGGGCCTGTAAACAAAAAACAGGAACACAGCCGGCACAGCCCTGGATTGACTTCACCCTGGAGGAACGCTTTGCAAATATCGAGGACCGCCTCGTCGACGGCAACCTGAGTGCAGGACGGCGGTTCTATTCATTTAGGGTCAATTCATTCCAATCGTCTTTTTCTATTGACCAGGACTTCTATTTATATAACCTTGAAATGGGGCAGGCTGCTCCTTCTGGTGGCCTTGCTATGCATTTTAAGAACGATGAACTCCTGGCAATTGCGAATTCAGATCTTTCGTCTTTTACGATTGTTATCCAGGGCCACTCTTATCATGAGCAAACTCAACTGCTGGCGTTGGTATTGGATTTAGGAGAGATTGATGTTGGCTGGGGGGGGCATGTTGTAAAGTTAACTACCCGGGAGCGTAGGGTGTTGCTTCTCGATCCCGCCAAAGATTTATCGAATGGAGTGAAGAAGAACGAAATAATGGCGGATGTTTCTTTTTTCCAATCTATCGGGCATTTAATTTGGCGGTTCAACCTGGAGGATAACTGCTTATTCTGGCAGGAAAATTCCGCAGGGTTTCCCTTAATGAAAATGAGCCTGGATGTCCAGGCTGCCCCGGAAAGCATCGCCCTTCCTCAACCGGCAAAGTCCTTCAGAGCCGGGCCAATCATCGACGAGGAGCAATACGGTATTTTTAATGGCAATAAAGGCCTGGAAATCCACAATCTGTCTCAGAATAAAGAAGTGGCATCCTTCCCGGGCGAACGCCATTTACTTCACTTTGAAGCTAATGGGCAACTCATCGCCAGCGCCGGGCCAGCTCAGCCACTAAACCTCTGGAACTGGAAAACCCAAACCCTGAGGCGTTCTTTTTTTGCGGATATCCCGAAAGTCAAAAGCTGCTATGGCCTGGAGGATGGCGGCATTCGGTTCGTCTTTAATAACAATTCCATTTATACCCTGCGCATTGAGGAGGGCTTTCAGTTGAGCCATCAACTGGATTGGGATCAGCCTATGGGCCATGCCGTTTTCAGCCCCGACGGGCGTTACGCGGCCATCGTAAATGCACACGCCCCTCATGAGCTGTTCCTGCTCGAAGGGGAAAAACAAATAAGAAAAATACCCGCAGCAGAAGCCTCGGAATTGCTTTATGCAGAACAGATCACTTTCTCTCCGGATAGCCAATGGATGGCCTATCTGCTGCAGGACGAGAAAAAGAACTGCACCCTGCTGGATATCTATCAACTGGAAGACATTATCTCTCAGGAAGAGATGAACTTCAACCTCTTCCTGCGGCAGCAATCCTCAAAAAAATCAATCAGAATAAATTTAAATTCCACCAAAGAGCCTGCACTGCATGAAGGCTTGCCGCCCAGGAGCCACCATCTCGCCTTTCACCCTACTTCCCCACTGCTGGCTGTTTGTTTTGAAGATGAGGAGGCCCGTAATAACTTGCTTCTGTATGATTGTCAACAAGTCGCTTCCGGAACACCTTTTACGGCTGTTGGCGAAAAAGTAACGCTGGCCGATAACGGCGAAGAGCCCCTGCAAATTCATTTCGATAAGAGCGGGCAATTCCTAACCTTTCGGGGAATGGGCAGGGCCGAAATACTGGAAGTACTCGATATAGAAACCGGAACCTTTAGGCCCCTGTTCTCTCCTACTGCCCCCTCAAATCCCCAAAAGGTTCGCAAGGGCTGGCTCAACGAATTTGCCCCTTCTGCGAACACCCCTCTACTCTTCAACTTCAACGGGGAACAGCATATAGCGCTGGAACAAGCCGAAAAGAAACTGCTGTTCGGGAAGCTCTCCGGCCTGATAGAATACTTCGAAACTGCCCCGGCAAACCGCCGGCCCCTGGAGGAAGAGGCCTCTTTTCTGCAGTTGGACGTATCTAATGCCCCCTATGATGGCCTGTGTATCATGGAAAACCTTCCGTTGGTGTTTTTTACCAGCCTGGATCAGGAGGCCATCTATCTGGCCAATTGGAAAACCCGGCAAGTAGCAGGAAAACTATACTTGTCGGGTGAAAATAAATTTCTGCTTTTCGATGAGGATAGCTACAGTTATTACACCACTGCCGAGAGCCTGGGAATGATCGCCTTCCAACAAGGAGAGGAGCTATTCCCGATGGATCAATTCGACCTCATCCTGAACCGCCCCCATCGTTTACTCGATAAAATGGGGGTTTTTCCAGCCCCTTCGCTCCTGGTGGGAAAATTTGAACAGGCATTTAACCGGCGGTTGGAAAAAGCGTTCGAAGGCCATGACGATTCGCTCCGGGAAAAAATATTGACCAGGATTAATACGAAAGTCCTTGAAGAAATAGACAATAGAGGAGTGGCCGCCCTTCCGGATGTTTTTGAAGCCCTCAACCTGCCTTCCATTACATATCAGTTGCCGGATTCCCAAAACGGAGTCACTGACCAGGCAGAGCTGAGCTTCAAATTTGCCGTTTCGGGGAACGGCGAAAAACTGGCACGGATGAACATTCACGTCAACGGCGTTCCGGCCAATGGCGAAATGGATATTGTGGAGATGTTGCAGGTCAGTAAGAAAACCTTCGGAGGCAGGCAAGGTATTATTCCAGCGTTTTCTATGCAGGGCCATTTCACCTCCACCATTCATCTTCAACTATCGAAGGGGATGAACGAAGTCCAGCTCTCTGCTTTGAACCAGATTGGAGGCGAAGCCCTGCGAAAAACATTTTACATTCGCTACGAAAATAAGCAAAGCCCTCCTGTCAAACCCAGGCTTTACTTTATTGGTATTGGAGTCGGAGAACACGAATTGGGCCCCAGGCTGAATTTCCCAAAGCCTGATATTGAAAAATTAGCAGCGGCGCTCCAGGCCTGGTTGCTTAAGGATGAAGCCAATCCGGGCCTCAGTTCCATTCAAAGTAAAGCACCCTTCAATGAACCCGAAGCATTCCAAAAGCTGGAGGAATTATTGAGGCGCTTTCGGGAAGAGCAACTACAACGCCCGGAAGCTACCTTCCGGGAGCTGATCATCCGGACAATATTCGACCGGAAAGCCACCAAGGCGGGTATGGAGGCTTTTCTGCAAAAAGTAAAGGAGGAACTCCTAACCTCTGATGTAGACGACCGCATCATGCTCTACTATTCCAGCCATGGCGTCCGCAATGAAAAGGAGGAGTTGATACTCAGCACCCACGACATGGATTTTGAAGACTTCTCCAATGGCCTGCCCTACCATCTGCTGGAGGATTTGCTCGACGGCATTCCCGCACGCAATAAACTGATCGTACTCGATGCTTGCGCTTCGGGCAAGCTCGATCGTTCACGGCTTCAAATGATAGGGCAAAATACTATTGATCAATTGAGCGAGCGGGACGAGGCCTCCGCCTTATTCAGCCTATTGCAAGGTTCTTTCGTGGAGCTCGACCGGGGTGTTGGCGCCACTATTTTTGCCGGTGCCCAGGGGTTTCAGGAAGCCTTCGAGAGCGAAGAAACGCAAAGCAGTGTTTTAAGCCGCTGCCTTTTTGAAAAACTCGCCGATTTTTCCGGCTCCCGGCAACAATTATTACTGTCGGGCCTGCTGCAATCCCTGGTTTCTGAAGTCCCAAAATTCATGATGGCGGCCTTGCTGCTACAGAAACTCCCTCAACTGGAAGGCCGCGAAGAAAAAGTACAGGAAGCGGCCAAGGCAATGCTAGCCGAAAAGATATTGGGGCTGCCTCAGAAAATACTGGAAGAAAAACTGGCCGTATTGTTGAAAAAACACCTGTCAGGTTTGTTGGAACAGCCCGAAGAAGCCGAAGCATTGGCCGACGTTATATCCAAAAAGCTTCAACAGCCTACTTTCCGCGCCCGGAATACTGTGGCGGATTGGGAAATATGGTGAGTGTAGCGCCAATTAATGCCTTGCTTTTTTTCAAAGGAACATCCTTTATAATATGTCAAACCTATACCCATTGCTCCAAAGCGGCCACAGAGGCGCAAAAATAATTTCCGCCACAGTGTGCGCTGAGAATATGCTTGCAACTCTGGACGAAAAACACATCGTCGTATTGTGGGACTTGTCCTCCGGCAAACAGATCGAGGATATAGTCCTTGCTCCTCATAAAAGTGTTGGAGCGCATTCCCCTTATGCTGCTCGCACCACCACAAAAAAAATATCCCCTCCTCAGCAACTATTCGCACACGAAACAAAAGGGCTTTTCGCCGGTGGAGGCAATGCCATTTACCCCATTGATATCGATACGCTCCAACCCGAAAAACCGAAGGGATTACAGCCCGGGGATGCTTCATCAATAAACATAGATCAGGCTTTGACGGAACGATTGAACGGCGATTTTTATACTTATGCTATGCGCTCAAAAAAGGAGGAATTTAAAGGGCTTTACATTCATGAAATACCCGATGACTTCCAAAAATGGAGCGACGACGATAGGATACATCATTTTGGCCCCGATGATATTCCCGGAGTAAAATCCATTGTTGAAATCGCCTACCACAAGAGCACCTCTTCAGAACGGTTGGCCATTATCGACGGCCAACAACTCAAGTGGTGGGCGATAGAAAATGAGGAACTGAAGAACGAGCAGGTGGCAGCGGCGTTTTCGGATAACCTCTACTGGCTGGCGCCCGATGCGGATTTTGTCCTTTTTTCCAACGAAGGCGATCTGGTAAAAAGGCAATTCTTCCCGGAATCGAAAGATCAAAAGCTAACTTCCGCTAGTAGTATTCTCGCCCTGATAGCGGACCAGGTATCTGGGCATGTCTGCGTCAGTAGGGAGGATGGCGCCCAGGAGGTATTTAACTTGAATAACCCGGCCGGTAAAGAGCTTATTGCCCGCCGGAAGTTTGAGGCAGGAACCCAGGCGCTTGCTTTTTATGAAAATGCAGGCCGGGGTCAATCCTTTTTGATCGTCAAAGGCGAAACGGAACTCATTCAATTATGGAATTTAAAAAATGACGTGCTGGAGAAAAGATTCAACTTCTTCATGCCCGCCTTCAAATCAATGGCGCTTGCCAAATGGGATTTTGAAGGGCTTGCCGGGGTACCTCACCTGAACCTCTACCTGGACAATGACGCCATTTATTCCATTAGCCTCGGGGGTAGCTTTCCGATCAGAGAAATCAATCCGCCGGGGGCTTCCTACCACATGGCCATTTGCAACCCCGTGGAAGAATTGCTGATCAAGATACGAGATGACAAGGGGGTGCCCCGAATGGTGGCAGGGCCGGAAGAGAACTCATTTCCCCTGGACTTCCTGCCCGGGATAATGGAGTACTCGCCAGATGGAAAATACCTGGCGATAACCGCCGAAAATGAGCCGATTTTGATCTTTAAAGATCAGAATTTTGACCGCCCTAAAAGCATCAACGCTTCGGAGGAATGGACTCGGCCCATTGCCTTAGCCTTTCCCCACCGTCAAAATGTGTTGGCCGTAGCCTACCATAAGGGCATCCATTTTTTCAGCCTCGCCAACGAGGAACCGGCGAAACTGGAGAGCGCCACCATCCGATTTAAAGAGGAATGGCCTAAAAACGATCCATACCATATTTCTTTCAGCCGGTATGCCAACTACTTTTGCATTCAAAATAAGTCCAAATGGGATGTCCTTAAGTTTGCCGACGGTTTCAGAGGGCCTTTTCAACCGCTATTTACCGGCGCCGAAGGTTTTGATCCGGAACATTACGTTCCAGGCGGTTCAAATAAGGAAATAACTGCTTCTGTAAGAAGCCCCCTTTTCCTGCGAGAAAAGAAGCTGCTTTTTGATGCTTCCTACGGAACAAATAGCGGAGAAAACGCAATCGAAAGAAAGGAGGGCCGGGAGATCAAAATATGGGGACTTGATGCCCTTCAACACCATCTTGATGCTGGGGAGAAACAAATTCCGGCAAACCTGGCTGTCAACGATATTCCCTACCAGAATTTCTGTGTGCTGGAAGATAAACCTATCCTCCTTTTCCTTTGTCGGAATGAAGGGATTTTTATATTTGACTGGGAGGAAAACCGCATGCTCGCCAACTTCCATCTGGTGGACGAAAAAAGATTCATCATCCTGGATGACCGCAACAATTATTATTCCTCCCCAGATGGCTATCAATTGGTAGCTTTCCGGTATGACAAAAAAGTATACCCGATCGAACAATTCGACCTTATATCCAACCGGCCGCATGAAGTACTTCGACGTATCGGGCTTTCCGAAGAGCGCGTCATCCAAGACTTTAGCCAGGCTTTTGAAAAACGCATGGAGAAAGGCGTCGATGATAGCTTAAGGCAATCCTTGGAAGATAGGCTGAAAAGCCGGGCCCATCCGAAGCCTAAAAGCATTTCCGGACAGCCGGAAGCAACGGCCCAATTGCATTTGCCGGAGTTGGTGATGGATGTGCAACAAAGCAAGGACAAGGGTATGGTTATCCTGAATTTTTCTTCCCCTGAACGGAGCCCGGGCCAACCTGCTCTGAAAACGCTCCATATCCATGTGAACGGCGTGCCCTTGTACGGCCGGGCCGGCAAACCGCTGGATGAGAAGGATGGTATCCTAAAACCTATAGAAGTAAAACTCTCAAGCGGATGGAATAAAATACAGGCTTCAGTAATTGACCGATCGGAAGTTGAATCTTTGAAAGAAACTTTTTCTATCCAATTTGACGGCAAACGGCCATTACCTAAGCTCTACTTTATTGGCATTGGAATTGGAGAACACGATTTGGGCCCCAGGCTGAATTTCCCAAGGCCTGATATTGAAAAATTAGCAGCGGCGCTCCAGGCCTGGTTGCTTAAGGATGAAGCCAATCCGGGCCTCAGTTCCATTCAAAGTAAAGCACCCTTCAATGAACCCGAAGCATTCCAAAAGCTGGAGGAATTATTGAGGCGCTTTCGGGAAGAGCAACTACAACGCCCGGAAGCTACCTTCCGGGAGCTGATCATCCGGACAATATTCGACCGGAAAGCCACCAAGGCGGGTATTGAGGATTTTCTGCAAAAAGTAAAGGAGAAACTCCTAACCTCTGATGTAGACGACCGTATCATTCTTTATTATTCCGGCCACGGCCTGCGGGATGAAAAAGAGGGACTGATACTCAGTACTTATGATATGAACTTTGAAGATTACGCCAATAAATTGTCATATGAAAGCCTGGAAGGCTTGCTCGACGGCATTCCCGCCCGCAACAAGCTTCTAATACTAGATGCCTGCGCAACGGGAGAACTCGATCAGAAAACGCTCAGCGAGATAGGCATGAACACAGAAGCTCAGATGCAGGAAAGAGACAAAATCTCTTCGCTCTACAGCTTGATGAAAACCACTTTTTTCGACCTCAGGCGAAACAACGGCGCAACGGTTATCGCCGGAGCGCAGGGATGGCAGGAAGCACTGGAAGGGGGTGGCCTCGATCACAGCGTCATTAGCTACTGCATCCAGGAGTTACTGGGCCTTATTGAGAAAGCGCCTGGCCAGAAAGGGCCAGTGATGGTCTCAAATCTCATAGATTATATTCTAACCGAAGTACCTAGGCTTATGATGGAAAAAAGCCTGGCACAGGAAAAGGTTTCCCAGGAGAAAAAAGAAGAGATTTCCCAAAAAATACTAGGCCAAATCCCGGTAGCTCTACCCCAGAAAATGATGGAAGAAAAACTGACTGCCCTTTTGGAAGAATTTTTTGCACTCGAAGAGGCGGAACGGTTAGGGGACCGCTTGTCTAAGCTCCTGCAGTTGCCCACCTGC
This genomic window contains:
- a CDS encoding caspase family protein codes for the protein MSDQQSISVLPQTGHGRFAVRDALFIEEAKLFISLDEAGALILWDYSTSQQLAALSFPAGKPKPGKLRYEEETLYAFGSLAIYRWALEELRACKQKTGTQPAQPWIDFTLEERFANIEDRLVDGNLSAGRRFYSFRVNSFQSSFSIDQDFYLYNLEMGQAAPSGGLAMHFKNDELLAIANSDLSSFTIVIQGHSYHEQTQLLALVLDLGEIDVGWGGHVVKLTTRERRVLLLDPAKDLSNGVKKNEIMADVSFFQSIGHLIWRFNLEDNCLFWQENSAGFPLMKMSLDVQAAPESIALPQPAKSFRAGPIIDEEQYGIFNGNKGLEIHNLSQNKEVASFPGERHLLHFEANGQLIASAGPAQPLNLWNWKTQTLRRSFFADIPKVKSCYGLEDGGIRFVFNNNSIYTLRIEEGFQLSHQLDWDQPMGHAVFSPDGRYAAIVNAHAPHELFLLEGEKQIRKIPAAEASELLYAEQITFSPDSQWMAYLLQDEKKNCTLLDIYQLEDIISQEEMNFNLFLRQQSSKKSIRINLNSTKEPALHEGLPPRSHHLAFHPTSPLLAVCFEDEEARNNLLLYDCQQVASGTPFTAVGEKVTLADNGEEPLQIHFDKSGQFLTFRGMGRAEILEVLDIETGTFRPLFSPTAPSNPQKVRKGWLNEFAPSANTPLLFNFNGEQHIALEQAEKKLLFGKLSGLIEYFETAPANRRPLEEEASFLQLDVSNAPYDGLCIMENLPLVFFTSLDQEAIYLANWKTRQVAGKLYLSGENKFLLFDEDSYSYYTTAESLGMIAFQQGEELFPMDQFDLILNRPHRLLDKMGVFPAPSLLVGKFEQAFNRRLEKAFEGHDDSLREKILTRINTKVLEEIDNRGVAALPDVFEALNLPSITYQLPDSQNGVTDQAELSFKFAVSGNGEKLARMNIHVNGVPANGEMDIVEMLQVSKKTFGGRQGIIPAFSMQGHFTSTIHLQLSKGMNEVQLSALNQIGGEALRKTFYIRYENKQSPPVKPRLYFIGIGVGEHELGPRLNFPKPDIEKLAAALQAWLLKDEANPGLSSIQSKAPFNEPEAFQKLEELLRRFREEQLQRPEATFRELIIRTIFDRKATKAGMEAFLQKVKEELLTSDVDDRIMLYYSSHGVRNEKEELILSTHDMDFEDFSNGLPYHLLEDLLDGIPARNKLIVLDACASGKLDRSRLQMIGQNTIDQLSERDEASALFSLLQGSFVELDRGVGATIFAGAQGFQEAFESEETQSSVLSRCLFEKLADFSGSRQQLLLSGLLQSLVSEVPKFMMAALLLQKLPQLEGREEKVQEAAKAMLAEKILGLPQKILEEKLAVLLKKHLSGLLEQPEEAEALADVISKKLQQPTFRARNTVADWEIW
- a CDS encoding caspase family protein, whose product is MLATLDEKHIVVLWDLSSGKQIEDIVLAPHKSVGAHSPYAARTTTKKISPPQQLFAHETKGLFAGGGNAIYPIDIDTLQPEKPKGLQPGDASSINIDQALTERLNGDFYTYAMRSKKEEFKGLYIHEIPDDFQKWSDDDRIHHFGPDDIPGVKSIVEIAYHKSTSSERLAIIDGQQLKWWAIENEELKNEQVAAAFSDNLYWLAPDADFVLFSNEGDLVKRQFFPESKDQKLTSASSILALIADQVSGHVCVSREDGAQEVFNLNNPAGKELIARRKFEAGTQALAFYENAGRGQSFLIVKGETELIQLWNLKNDVLEKRFNFFMPAFKSMALAKWDFEGLAGVPHLNLYLDNDAIYSISLGGSFPIREINPPGASYHMAICNPVEELLIKIRDDKGVPRMVAGPEENSFPLDFLPGIMEYSPDGKYLAITAENEPILIFKDQNFDRPKSINASEEWTRPIALAFPHRQNVLAVAYHKGIHFFSLANEEPAKLESATIRFKEEWPKNDPYHISFSRYANYFCIQNKSKWDVLKFADGFRGPFQPLFTGAEGFDPEHYVPGGSNKEITASVRSPLFLREKKLLFDASYGTNSGENAIERKEGREIKIWGLDALQHHLDAGEKQIPANLAVNDIPYQNFCVLEDKPILLFLCRNEGIFIFDWEENRMLANFHLVDEKRFIILDDRNNYYSSPDGYQLVAFRYDKKVYPIEQFDLISNRPHEVLRRIGLSEERVIQDFSQAFEKRMEKGVDDSLRQSLEDRLKSRAHPKPKSISGQPEATAQLHLPELVMDVQQSKDKGMVILNFSSPERSPGQPALKTLHIHVNGVPLYGRAGKPLDEKDGILKPIEVKLSSGWNKIQASVIDRSEVESLKETFSIQFDGKRPLPKLYFIGIGIGEHDLGPRLNFPRPDIEKLAAALQAWLLKDEANPGLSSIQSKAPFNEPEAFQKLEELLRRFREEQLQRPEATFRELIIRTIFDRKATKAGIEDFLQKVKEKLLTSDVDDRIILYYSGHGLRDEKEGLILSTYDMNFEDYANKLSYESLEGLLDGIPARNKLLILDACATGELDQKTLSEIGMNTEAQMQERDKISSLYSLMKTTFFDLRRNNGATVIAGAQGWQEALEGGGLDHSVISYCIQELLGLIEKAPGQKGPVMVSNLIDYILTEVPRLMMEKSLAQEKVSQEKKEEISQKILGQIPVALPQKMMEEKLTALLEEFFALEEAERLGDRLSKLLQLPTCRIRNTYGDWRIW